One Setaria viridis chromosome 5, Setaria_viridis_v4.0, whole genome shotgun sequence genomic region harbors:
- the LOC117856430 gene encoding uncharacterized protein, with amino-acid sequence MAASWSELPSELLGVVFLDLRCLADRVYFAAVCRSWRSAARARASAGTPPPQLPWLLLLPSAGAPCFVSPLAGSARRRLSLPYGAHGARLCGSHPSGWLAVAANGWRAYALVNVFSRAWAPLPDRMRVPRHGITTCLVVRAVALSAPPTSRACVAAALVCGVSNLAFVRPTMDRHWVASEPVHGLQDILYHDGEVVRGFHAVTSDEAVTVFVQEGAPGALALTMARRSYRMQRRPNAPAPSPSSVSRYLVESRGKLLMVVRHFPSTQHGGGAAAARGFEFLELEVQDLPSGGHAASWVELDGGLDGRVIFLARGCSRALEASQFGGFQEGIYFLDDTGFDISLALSCGGNFPCSDVGWYSGREIMRGIEGFPSEFQSTFSAPTWFYP; translated from the coding sequence ATGGCGGCGTCGTGGTCGGAGCTGCCGTCGGAGCTCCTGGGCGTGGTCTTCCTCGACCTGCGCTGCCTCGCCGACCGCGTCTACTTCGCAGCCGTCTGCCGCTCCTGGCGCTCCGCCGCCCGGGCCCGCGCCTCGGctggcacgccgccgccgcagctcccgtggctcctcctcctcccgtccgcCGGCGCGCCCTGCTTCGTCAGCCCCCTCGCGggctccgcgcgccgccgcctctcgctGCCCTACGGCGCCCACGGCGCGCGCCTCTGCGGCTCCCACCCCAGCGGctggctcgccgtcgccgccaacgGCTGGCGCGCGTACGCGCTAGTCAACGTCTTCTCCCGCGCGTGGGCACCCCTGCCCGACAGGATGAGGGTCCCCAGGCACGGCATCACGACCTGCCTCGTCGTCCGCGCGGTGGCGCTCTCGGCGCCGCCCACCTCGCGGgcctgcgtcgccgccgcgctcgtctgCGGCGTGTCCAACCTCGCCTTCGTCCGGCCCACGATGGACCGCCATTGGGTGGCCTCGGAGCCCGTGCACGGGCTCCAGGACATCCTCTACCACGACGGCGAAGTCGTGCGGGGGttccacgccgtcaccagcgaCGAGGCGGTCACGGTGTTCGTGCAGGAAGGCGCCCCCGGCGCGCTCGCCCTCACGATGGCCCGGAGGTCCTACCGGATGCAGCGGCGACCCAACGCACCGGCGCCGAGCCCGTCTTCCGTGAGCCGCTACCTGGTGGAGTCCCGCGGGAAGCTGCTGATGGTCGTGCGCCACTTCCCCTCCAcccagcacggcggcggcgcggccgcggcgcgtggGTTTGAGTTCCTGGAGCTGGAGGTGCAGGATCTGCCCAgtggcggccacgcggcgtcCTGGGTGGAGCTCGACGGCGGCCTGGACGGgcgcgtgatcttcctcgcgcGAGGCTGCTCCAGGGCGCTCGAGGCGTCCCAGTTCGGCGGCTTCCAGGAGGGCATCTACTTCTTGGACGACACGGGCTTCGACATCTCCTTGGCGCTCTCGTGCGGAGGCAACTTCCCGTGCAGCGACGTCGGTTGGTACTCGGGCCGCGAGATCATGCGTGGGATCGAGGGCTTCCCGTCCGAGTTCCAGTCGACTTTCTCTGCACCGACCTGGTTTTACCCTTGA